The Catenuloplanes niger genome includes a window with the following:
- the bluB gene encoding 5,6-dimethylbenzimidazole synthase, with product MNHDLYEIIHRRRDVRGQFTGEPVPDAVLDRVLGAAHAAPSVGLSQPWDFVIVRGRATREGFHDHVRREREVFAATLDADAAARFARIKIDGVLESTLSIVVTYDPDRGGPAVLGRHAIADAGLYSACLAVQNLWLAATAERLGVGWVSFYREEFVRDLLGIPATIRPIAWLCVGPVTHLEDTPDLERHGWRHRRPLRLARHDDRWGTHSEPAPR from the coding sequence GTGAACCATGACCTGTACGAGATCATCCACCGTCGCCGGGACGTCCGCGGCCAGTTCACCGGTGAACCGGTACCGGACGCCGTGCTCGACCGGGTGCTCGGCGCCGCACACGCGGCACCGAGCGTGGGACTGTCCCAGCCGTGGGACTTCGTGATCGTCCGCGGCCGCGCGACCCGGGAGGGGTTCCACGACCACGTACGCCGGGAGCGCGAGGTGTTCGCGGCCACGCTGGACGCGGACGCGGCGGCCCGGTTCGCCCGCATCAAGATCGACGGCGTGCTGGAGTCGACGCTGTCGATCGTGGTCACCTACGACCCGGACCGGGGCGGCCCGGCCGTGCTCGGACGGCACGCGATCGCGGACGCCGGGCTCTACTCCGCCTGCCTCGCCGTGCAGAACCTGTGGCTGGCCGCGACCGCGGAACGGCTCGGCGTCGGCTGGGTGTCGTTCTACCGCGAGGAGTTCGTCCGCGACCTGCTCGGCATCCCGGCCACCATCCGGCCGATCGCCTGGCTGTGCGTCGGCCCGGTCACCCACCTCGAGGACACACCCGACCTCGAACGCCACGGCTGGCGCCACCGCCGCCCCCTGCGCCTCGCCCGGCACGACGACCGGTGGGGTACCCACAGCGAGCCCGCCCCGCGATAG
- the pgm gene encoding phosphoglucomutase (alpha-D-glucose-1,6-bisphosphate-dependent) — MSVHPRAGQPAEPGDLIDVAELLAAYRDRHPDVNVPAQQVAFGTSGHRGSSLNSAFNEDHIVAISQAICEYREEQGVDGPLFIGRDTHALSEPATTSAVEVFAANGVTVLLDSRDGFTPTPALSHAILTANRGRRTGLADGVVVTPSHNPPADGGFKYNPPNGGPADTDATKWIQDRANALIADGLTGVRRMPYARAVNADTTGRYDYLASYVDDLPSVLDLDAVRDAGVRIGADPLGGASVAYWGEIADRHRLDLTVVNPETDPAWPFMTLDWDGKIRMDCSSPYAMASLIGKRDAYQIATGNDADADRHGIVTPDGGLMNPNHYLAVAIQYLYGSRSGWSADAAVGKTLVSSSMINRVAASLGRRLVEVPVGFKWFVPGLLDGSVAFGGEESAGASFLRRDGSVWTTDKDGILLCLLASEIQAVTGRSPSQHYGELVARFGAPSYARIDAPATREEKAVLAKLSPSQVTATSLAGEPITATLTSAPGNGAALGGLKVTTENGWFAARPSGTEDVYKIYAESFKGDDHLAQIQDEARELVSAALKA; from the coding sequence GTGTCTGTTCACCCCCGTGCCGGCCAGCCCGCGGAGCCGGGCGACCTGATCGATGTGGCGGAGTTGCTCGCCGCCTATCGCGACCGGCATCCGGATGTGAACGTGCCCGCGCAGCAGGTGGCGTTCGGGACGTCCGGCCATCGTGGGTCGTCGCTGAATTCCGCGTTCAACGAGGACCACATCGTGGCGATCAGCCAGGCGATCTGTGAGTACCGGGAGGAGCAGGGCGTCGACGGCCCGCTGTTCATCGGGCGGGACACGCACGCGCTGTCCGAGCCGGCCACGACAAGCGCGGTCGAGGTGTTCGCGGCGAACGGCGTGACCGTGCTGCTGGACAGCCGGGACGGGTTCACGCCGACGCCGGCGCTGTCGCATGCGATCCTGACCGCGAACCGCGGCCGGCGCACCGGGCTCGCGGACGGTGTGGTCGTCACGCCGTCGCACAACCCGCCGGCGGACGGCGGGTTCAAGTACAACCCGCCGAACGGCGGCCCGGCCGACACGGACGCCACGAAGTGGATCCAGGACCGGGCGAACGCGCTGATCGCGGACGGGCTGACCGGGGTGCGCCGGATGCCGTACGCGCGGGCGGTCAACGCGGACACCACCGGCCGGTACGACTATCTGGCCTCCTACGTGGACGACCTGCCGTCCGTGCTCGACCTGGACGCGGTGCGCGACGCGGGCGTGCGGATCGGCGCGGACCCGCTCGGCGGCGCCAGCGTGGCGTACTGGGGGGAGATCGCGGACCGGCACCGTCTGGACCTGACCGTGGTCAACCCGGAGACGGACCCGGCCTGGCCGTTCATGACGCTGGACTGGGACGGCAAGATCCGGATGGACTGTTCCTCGCCGTACGCGATGGCGTCGCTGATCGGCAAGCGCGACGCGTACCAGATCGCCACCGGCAACGACGCGGACGCGGACCGGCACGGCATCGTCACGCCGGACGGCGGCCTGATGAACCCGAACCACTATCTCGCGGTCGCGATCCAGTACCTCTACGGCTCCCGGTCCGGCTGGTCCGCGGACGCCGCGGTGGGCAAGACGCTCGTCTCGTCCTCGATGATCAACCGGGTGGCCGCGTCGCTCGGCCGCCGGCTGGTCGAGGTCCCGGTCGGCTTCAAGTGGTTCGTCCCCGGCCTGCTCGACGGCTCGGTCGCGTTCGGCGGCGAGGAGAGCGCCGGCGCCTCGTTCCTGCGCCGCGACGGCTCGGTCTGGACCACCGACAAGGACGGCATCCTGCTCTGCCTGCTCGCCTCCGAGATCCAGGCGGTGACCGGCAGGTCGCCGTCCCAGCACTACGGCGAGCTGGTCGCGCGGTTCGGCGCGCCGTCCTACGCGCGGATCGACGCGCCCGCCACCCGCGAGGAGAAGGCGGTCCTGGCCAAGCTCTCCCCGTCCCAGGTCACCGCGACCTCGCTGGCCGGCGAGCCGATCACGGCCACGCTCACGTCGGCGCCCGGCAACGGCGCCGCGCTGGGCGGCCTGAAGGTCACGACCGAGAACGGCTGGTTCGCGGCCCGCCCGTCCGGCACCGAGGACGTCTACAAGATCTACGCGGAGTCCTTCAAGGGCGACGACCACCTGGCCCAGAT